Proteins encoded together in one Triticum dicoccoides isolate Atlit2015 ecotype Zavitan chromosome 7B, WEW_v2.0, whole genome shotgun sequence window:
- the LOC119336186 gene encoding UDP-glucose:2-hydroxyflavanone C-glucosyltransferase-like, producing MSPAAMPSSGHQGSSAPHLVFVPSAGMGHLLPFTRFITAIADMGVDISVVTALPTVSEAEAEHFAGLFAAFPAIRRIDFNLLPFDASAFADTEPFFLRWESLRRSAHLLGPLIASAAPRASAIITDVTLASEVIPVAKNELKLPCHVLFTSGATVLAFLAYFPVYLDGANADHLVGDVDVPGVRHLPLDYCPRVLRNPDGLFTKQFIVNGREIAKADGILINTFDALEPEALTALRGGKVVPGFPPVFAVGPLKSTPTAARSDKADSPIAWLGEQPARSVVYVAFGNCNAAALKQIREISAGLEASGCRFLWVVKTTILDREDTAELRDVLGDGFLGRVQGRGLVTKEWVDQEAVLKHPAVGLFLSHAGWGSVTEAAAYGVPMLAWPTLGDHKIIATVIRSGGFGAWMEHWSWQEEEEEEGSVVSGAEIGEKVKEVMGDEAVSASAAKMREEATKAVAPGGSSYRSMHEFLAMLS from the coding sequence ATGTCTCCCGCGGCGatgccgagctccggccaccagggCAGCAGCGCACCGCATTTGGTCTTCGTCCCGAGCGCAGGCATGGGCCACCTCCTCCCTTTCACCCGCTTCATCACCGCCATCGCAGACATGGGCGTGGACATCTCCGTCGTGACCGCCCTCCCGACGGTCTCGGAGGCCGAGGCCGAGCACTTCGCCGGCCTCTTCGCTGCCTTCCCCGCCATCCGGCGGATCGACTTCAACCTCCTACCGTTCGACGCCTCCGCCTTTGCGGACACCGAGCCCTTCTTCCTACGGTGGGAGTCCCTGCGCCGGTCGGCCCATCTCCTCGGCCCGCTCATCGCCAGCGCCGCGCCGCGCGCGTCGGCCATCATCACGGACGTCACCTTGGCTTCCGAGGTCATCCCCGTAGCTAAGAACGAGCTGAAGCTCCCATGCCACGTCCTCTTCACGTCCGGCGCAACCGTGCTGGCATTCCTTGCCTACTTCCCCGTCTACCTTGACGGCGCCAACGCAGACCACCTCGTCGGCGACGTCGACGTTCCGGGCGTTCGACACCTCCCGTTAGACTACTGCCCGCGTGTGCTGCGCAACCCCGACGGCCTCTTCACCAAGCAGTTCATCGTCAACGGCCGCGAGATCGCCAAAGCAGACGGCATCCTCATCAACACGTTCGATGCCTTGGAGCCAGAGGCACTCACTGCCCTGCGGGGCGGCAAGGTAGTTCCCGGATTCCCTCCAGTGTTCGCCGTCGGCCCGCTCAAGTCGACGCCGACCGCAGCGAGAAGCGATAAGGCGGACTCGCCTATTGCCTGGCTCGGGGAGCAGCCAGCACGATCGGTGGTCTACGTCGCCTTCGGCAACTGTAACGCCGCCGCGCTGAAACAGATCCGCGAGATCAGCGCCGGGCTGGAGGCGAGCGGCTGCCGGTTCCTGTGGGTGGTGAAGACCACGATACTGGACCGGGAGGACACGGCGGAGCTGAGGGACGTGCTGGGCGACGGGTTCCTGGGGCGCGTGCAGGGGCGGGGCCTCGTGACCAAGGAGTGGGTGGACCAGGAGGCGGTCCTGAAGCACCCGGCCGTGGGGCTGTTCCTGAGCCACGCCGGATGGGGGTCGGTGACGGAGGCGGCCGCGTACGGCGTGCCGATGCTGGCATGGCCGACGTTGGGCGACCACAAGATAATCGCGACGGTGATACGAAGCGGCGGTTTCGGGGCGTGGATGGAGCACTGGAGctggcaggaggaggaggaggaggagggctcgGTGGTGAGCGGGGCGGAGATAGGggagaaggtgaaggaggtgaTGGGCGATGAGGCGGTTTCGGCAAGCGCGGCCAAGATGCGCGAGGAGGCGACCAAGGCCGTCGCCCCAGGCGGCTCCAGCTACCGGAGCATGCACGAGTTCCTCGCCATGCTCAGCTGA